The following nucleotide sequence is from Dehalogenimonas formicexedens.
CCGTTTCGGCCAGGTTTGGTTTTCCCGAGATCGGCCTTGGTCTCATCCCTGGCTGGGGCGGCACCCAGCGGCTGCCAAGGCTGGTGGGCGCAGGGCGGGCAGCCGAGATGATCCTCACCGGGCGAGCGATCTCCGCGGATGAAGCCGTCCGCATCGGCCTGGTCAACAAGGTCGTCAACGATAATGAACTTTTGCCCGCGGCTCTTGAAATGGCCCGCGCCATCGCCGAAAAATCCGCGGCAGCGGTTGGATTGGCGAAGGAGGCTATTCATAAAGGTCTCGATCTGCCTTTGAACCAGGCGCTTGACTTCGAGGCGGGGCTCGAAGATGCCGTTCTCCACACTCCCGGTTTTGAAGAAGGTATGCGGGCTTACCGCGAAAAGCGGCGGGCGCACAAAGGTCGGTAGTTCAGGCATCCTTGCCTGCACTCAGAAAGTGCGGGCACAAAGATCGGTAGTTCAGGCATCCTTGCCTGCACCAAAAAGTGTGGGCACAAAGATCGTTAGTTCAGGCATCCTTGCCTGCACCAAAAAGTGCGGGCACAAAGATCGTTAGTTCAGGCATCCTTGCCTGCACCAAAAAGTGCGGGCACAAAGATCGTTAGTTCAGGCATCCTTGCCTGCACCAAAAAGGGGGTTTTCACAATGCCCATCAAAAAAGTCGGCGTAGTCGGTTTCACCGGCGTCATGGGCGCGGGTATCGTTCAGCTTTGCGCCCAGTCCGGTTATCAGGTGGTCGGCTTTTCCCGCAACCAGGAGCGCACCAAGAAGGCGCTGGCGACTATCGAAAAACATCTCTCCCGCCTGGTTGAAAAAGAAAAAATCTCCCCCGCCGATAAAGCCGCCGCCCTGGCGCGCATCTCGACGTCCGATTCGATGTCTGCCCTTGCCGATTGCGACCTCGTCATCGAGAGCGCCGTAGAGAACATGGAACTCAAGAAAGGGGTCTTCGCCGAACTGGATTCCGTCTGCCGCCCGGATGCTATCCTGGCTACCAACACCTCTTCCCTGTCGATCATCGATCTGGCCATGGCCACCCATCGCCCCAACCAGGTCCTCGGCCTGCATTTCTTCAACCCGGCGCCCCTGATGCCGCTCCTTGAGGTCGTCAGGACCATCGCCACATCCGACGAGACGCTGGCCATAGGCAAAGCCTTCGGCGAGTCCTTGAACAAAACCATAATCGTCGCCCGCGACGCGCCGGGCTATATCGTCAACACCCTGCTTATTCCTTATCTCCTGAACGCCATCCGCATGCTTGATCGCGGCCAGGCCGCCCGCGAAGACATCGATACTGCCATTAAAGCCGGATTGAACTACCCGATGGGCCCGCTGCAGGTCGCGGATTATATCGGGCTGGATGCCCTGCTGTTTATTGCCAATATCATGTATGAAGAGTCAAAGGAGCCGCAGTACGCCGCGCCGCCTCTTTTAAAGAAGATGGTCACCGCCGGCTGGCTGGGCCGCAAGTCCGGCAAAGGCTTCTATGAATACCGGTAATACCCGAAAAAAGACTTATCCCATCAAAAGCGCGAACTTTTGGCAGGGTGAATTGAGTTTTGGGATTTGTCCTGTGCTTGTTGCGGTTTTTTAGTCAATTGCCCGGCACTAGCCGAGCCGCCACGCCAGTTCCCAGAACTGGTGCAGCACGTCGGGGTTCTCGGTGCCCAACAACCGCCTGACCTCTGAATCGATATCCTGGCTCAGACGGAGGCGCCACTGGGTCATTTGCCGTGAATTCGGCGCTACCAGCCCATGCTCCCAGTTGGCCAGTTCCTCTTCAGAAACCCCGAGGTTCACGGCGACATCGCGTCTTGGCTGGCCTGTCATCTCCCTGAGTTTGCCCAGCGACGGTCCGTCCCCGTTCCTGATGAGGGCGATGAGTCCGCTGACCTTGCTGAAATCAATCTCGCCGTGGTTCATCGAAGGCCACCTCGCCCCCTGCGGGGAATTATCCGGGATTTATCTTACGCGCGTGTTACCGGCCGCGCAAACGAATTATCCCTGAAACGCCAAAAGGTTTTATACTTGTGGCCGTAAATGGGCGAATCACTGATCAATAGCGGCTGGATCCTTCCGGTACTCCTGGTGATGGTAGGTTTGCTTGTCGGCACCTATGGCACCCTCATAGGTGTCGGCGGCGCCCTTGTGCTGGTGCCTCTGCTGCTTGTCCTGTATCCCCAGGCTACCCCCCAGGCCATTACCGCCGTTTCACTGCTGATCGTCCTCGTTAACTCCATCGGCGGGTCGATAGCTTACGCCCGCCAGAAACGTATCGATTACCGCACCGGCATCATTTTCGCCCTGGGTACGGTGCCCGGAGTCCTTCTCGGTATCTGGACGCTCAATTACGTATCGCGAAACCTTTTCGCCCTCATTTTCGGTTTGGTCATGATCGTCATCTCGGCGTTTCTGGTTGTCCGTTCTGAACCATCCAGGACTGCCGGTTTGGTAAACGGCAACTATGACTGCAATCGTCCGCTCGGATTTACCTTGAGTCTTGGGGCGGGATACCTAGCGGGGCTTCTGGGCATTGGCGGCGGTATCATCCACGTTCCGGTGATGGTCTACATTATGTGCTTCCCCACCCATATAGCCACCGCGACTTCTCATTTCATCCTGATCTTTACCGGCGCGACCGGAACTCTCACCCACCTCAGCCAGGGAAGTTTCGGATCCAATTGGCTTGTCATTGTCTGGCTGGCAGTCGGTGTGGTCGCCGGTTCGCAACTAGGTGCCCGGCTCTCAAAACGCATCCATGGAAAGGTTATCATCCGCCTGCTGGCGGTGGCTCTGGCGATAACCGGGCTGAGACTAGTGCTAGGGTAGTGCAGTTATGTTAAAATTAGTTAGCGCCAGAGTTCGACGAGGATAATCCTATGGTCATGGCACAAACATCAAAGCTGCCCTCAAAGCTCAAGATCGAGAGTGTTGATTTCGGAGGCCTTACCTGGTACGACATCGAAAGGCCGTCCGAAGCCGAGACGGCGTATTTGGCCCAGAATTTCCCGTTCCATCCCCTGGACCTTGACGACGTCCTGTCAAAGCGCCAGCGCCCCAAGATAGACGAGTACAAAGACTATCTGTTCATGGTTTTCCACTTCCCCGTTTACAACAAAGTGGAGAAACTGCTGACGCCGTCGCAACTCTCGGTATTCATCGGTTCAAATTACGTGATTACCCTTCACGCCGGGGCATTGCGGCCGCTCACCCGGCTTTTCCGCGAATGCGAGTTGGATGACGAGTGCCGGAAGGAGTTTCTCACCCACGGCCCCGGCTACCTGCTTTACAGGATCGTCGACAGGCTGGTGGACTATTGCCAACCCATCGTCAACAAGATCCTTGAGAACATGGACCGGATAGAAGACGAGATCTTTGCCAAGCACCGCGCCGGCACCGTCAAGGAAATATCGGTTCTCCGGAGAGACATCATCACCTTCCGCCGGACGATCTGGCCCATGCGTGCCGTGATCGCCTGCCTGGAACCCAAGCTGAAACGCTATATCGATACCGATCTCAATGTCTATTTCGGCGATCTGATCGATCATACCGACAAGATCTGGGACAGTCTAGACGAGTGCAAGGAAGTCATCGAGGCCTTGTCCGCGACGTTCGATTCGATGTCCTACAACAACTACAACGCCGGTATCCGCACCCTTACCATCTTCGCCACCATTACCCTCCCGCTGCTGCTGGTCGCCAGCGTCTACGGCATGAACATCCCCCTGCCAGGACAGAACTCAGCCCACCCTATCATCATCGTCCTGCTGATTACCCTCGGCGCAACGATATTTACCGCCCTGGTTCTCAAACGCCTTAAAATTCTGTAACCGCCCGGAAAGGACCCGTTTTTGCGTATTTCTCCCCGTTTAATGGTCATCGCGGCTCTGTTTGTCACCTGTCTTATCACCGCCAATATCATCGCCGTCAAGCTCATCTCCGTCGGGTCGAACATCGTATTGCCGGCGGCCATCATCATCTTTCCCTTGAGCTACATCATCGGCGACATCCTGACCGAGGTTTACGGCTTCGCCTGGGCGCGGCGCGTTATCTGGCTCGGTTTTTTATGTAACCTGATTTTCGTTTTCTTCGCCTGGATCGGCGGTTTACTGCCCGGCGCTTCCTTCTGGCAGGGCCAATCCGCCTATGAAACAATCCTGGGCTACACCCCCCGCCTTCTTTTGGCTTCCTTCAGCGGATATCTTGTGGGCAGCTTCGCCAACGCGGCGGTGATGTCCAGGATGAAACTCTGGACCGGGGGTAAATACCTCTGGACGCGGACCATCGGCTCCACCATCGTCGGCGAGGGTCTGGATTCAGCCGCTTTTATCACCGTTGCCTTCATCGGCACTCCCGCCTTCGCCCTGATGCTGATCGTATACCACTGGGTTGCCAAGACCCTCATTGAAGCCGTAGCGACGCCGGTTACCTATGCCGTAGTCAATTATCTGAAAAAGGTCGAGGGGATCGATACTTTCGACCGTGAAGTCAGTTTTAATCCGTTCAAATTGGTTGATGCCAAGTAGATGAAGATCAAATTCCTCGGCGCCCATAACTGCGAGACCGCCACCACCGGGATGATGTGCATCCTGGTCGATGACCGGGTCGTCATCGACGCCGGTTCCCTCACCCGCAACATGACGCTTGATGAAATGTTCAAAATCAAGGCTCTTCTTTTAACCCACGGCCATCTCGACCATTTCCGCGATGTCGCCACACTGGGCATGAACCTGTTCCTGAACGGCCGGACCATTGACGTCTTCGGCAGCGAGAAAACCCGCGCCGCCATCTCGGAACACATTCTTAACGGCGCTATCTACTCGAAGTTTTTTGACAGCCCGGAAAACAACCCCACCCTTCGATTCAATACGGTCAAAGCCGGCGTCCCATTCAAGATAGACGGCTACGATGTGATGCCGGTCACCCTGCCCCACCCGGTCCCCGTCTTGGGCTACCAGTTAACCGACGCCTGGGGTAAAAATTTCTTTTACACCGGTGACACGGGGACGGGTCTGTCGCGTTGCGTTGAACAGATTTCTCCTGATTTCATGGCGGTTGATGTCACCGCTTCGTCTAAATACACTGAGTTTTTCTCGGTGCGCAACCAGCACCTGACTTCGGAAACGCTCGGCGGTGAATTGAAATCTTTCCGCCAGCTTAAAGGTTATCTGCCTCCCGTCGCCTGTGTCCACATGAGCCCCTTCGGCGAACCGGAGATCGCCGCCGAGATCGACGCGCTTTCAGCGGAGCTTTGCAGCCCGGTTTACCTGGCCCGCGAAGGCCTGATCGTCGATCTCTAGCCGCCGGTACCTCAGGCATCTTTAATTTCGGTAGCACAGGCATCCTGCCTGTGTGTATTCCTTAGTTCCGGTATCTCAGGCATCCCGCCTGTGAATCTCCGGGGTTCCTGTAGTTTCGGTAGCACAGGCATCTTGCCTGTGAGTTTCTAGGTTCCGGTAGCTCAGGCATCTTTGCCTGAACGTACTCCGGCCATTCGGTATTCAATCATTCGTTATAACCGGCACCCCTGCCTGTCCAACAAAAAAGTTTCATCCTTGGCGTAAATCGGATATCCTATATCCGCGAACCTCCGACGGGCACATACAGGAAGCCGCCCGCTGCCAATTTGGCTGAAACGTGATGACAAATTCAGAAAATCTCAAACCGGGAAACAGGTTGAGACCATTATCGCAGCCGGAAGCACGCCGCCGGAACCTGCCCCACATCGAGGAACCCGGCAGTGTCTACTTTGTCACGTTCACCATTGCGAATAATAGAACTCTGGATACCCCAGCCAAAAATGTCGTTTTCGATACTCTGCGCTTCCATTCCGGTACAAAGTATACTTTGTATGCCTGTGTCGTAATGGCTACCCACGCCCACGCCGTGATCCAACCTCTTAGAGAACAAACCACCGGGTCTTTTTATAGCCTGTCCCAAATTATGCACAGCATCAAGAGCTATTCCGCTAATGAGATAAATAAACTCTTCGGGCAGAAAGGAAGTGTCTGGCTGGCCGAGACGTATGATCGGATCATCAGAGATGACAGCGAACTCAAAGAAAAGCTCGGTTACGTGGTCAATAACCCGGTCAAAGCCGGCCTCGTTGAAAACCCGGAGGACTACTGCTGGCTGTTCTGTGTCGGCATTTCGAACTCCCTCCCGTAGCACAGCATGCTCCTTTAAATCGTACCTCAGGCAACGTTATCTCAGTAACCGGTAGCTCAGGCATCCTTGCCTGAGCATACTCCAGTCCCCTCAGTGTTCAATCCTCCGGTACCACAGGCATTCCTGCCTGTCGGTATCTGAGACTCCGGTACCACAGGCATCCTTGCCTGTGAGTTTCTAGGTTCCGGTAGCTCAGGCATCTTGCCTGTGAACATTTCGGGTTCCGGTAGCTCAGGCATCTTGCCTGTGAACATCTCGGGTTCCGGTACCACAGGTATCCTTGCCTGTTGCCCGGGCCGACTTTGGGATGTATACCCCTCCCTTGTACAATCGAACTGTGGATGAACCCTGCTTCCTGGTGGACCAAAACGTCGGCAAACTGGCGCGCTGGCTGAGGCTCCTGGGATACGACGCTGCGTTCTTCACCGGCGAGGACGATAGCCGGATGGTTAAGCAGGCGCTTGCCGAAAACCGGATCATCCTCACCCGCGACACCGCCATTCAGTACCGTCGGGTGGCCACTTCCGGCCGCCTCAAGGTCGTGACTTTCGAGACCGAAGATGCCGAAGTCCAGATGCGCCAACTCCTCTCGCGGTTTCAACTTGTCGATTTCAGCCGCCCTTTCACCCGCTGCCTGGAAGACAATTCACTGTTGCGCCCGGTCGACAAACCCGCCGCTCTAAACCGGGTACCGGCTTACACTTTCAAGACCCAGGATGAATTCATGGAGTGCCCGGTGTGCTGCCGCGTCTACTGGCGCGGCAGCCATTGGCAAGCCCTTGAACGCCGCCTCGCCCGGTTTCGCCATCAATAACCCATTTTGCCATTCGATGGTTCGTGTTTTTTCGGGATTTATATATTCGAATTTCGTATTTTGGGTTATTGACCGCACTCGTGTCCGCTGCTACACTCAATGCCATGAAACTTGTAACTGCTGCCGAAATGCGCCTGCTCGAAAAACGCGCCTTGGAATCCGGAACAAGCTTTGGAGATTTGATGCACAACGCCGGCCGGGCTGTCGCTTCTGAAATCTGCGGTCTGTTCGATTCCTTTCCCGGAAAAAAAGCGTTGGTCCTGGTCGGTCCAGGCAACAACGGCGGGGACGGATTGGTGGCGGCGAGATTTCTGAATGATGCCGGGGCTATCACTCACGTGTATCTTCTGGCTCCCCGGGATCCGGGCGACCTCGTTTACAACGAGGCACTGGAAGCCGGCATCTCGCCCATCGAAGTGGAGTCGGACGCTGGCTTTTCAAAGCTGCGGGAACTCCTCGGTGAAGCCGATGTCGTCGTCGACGCCATTTTCGGCACCGGCCTTGGCCGTCCCATCGGCGGCGCTTCAGCCGCGGCACTGACTCTCGTCGCGGAGGCCCGTAACCAACGCCCCGATATGGTCGTCATCGCCCTCGATCTCCCATCCGGACTTAACGCGGATTCGGGAGAAATTGACGACTCAACTCTCGCCGTCGATTACACCATAACCCTGGGGTACGCCAAGCGCGGCTTTTTCCTTTTCCCCGGAGCGGATTACACCGGCCAGATCCTGGTGGCCGATATCGGCATCCCGGACGGTCTCGATGATGACATCCTGTCTGAGGTAATCGACGAACATGATGTTTTGTCCATCCTGCCCCTCCGCCCCTCGGACGCCCATAAAGGCTCGTTCGGCAAGGTCATGGTCGTTGCCGGTTCCACCGAATTTATCGGCGCCGCCTCGCTGGTTTGCCAGTCTGCCGCCCGCGCCGGCGCCGGTCTCGTCACCCTCGCCGCCAGGCAATCCCTTCATCCGGTATTCGCCGCCAAACTGGTAGAAACCACTCACCTGCCGCTGCCGGAAACGGCGCACGGCGAATTCGCCTCCGAGGCCGCGGAGGTCGCCCTGGCGAGGCTGGTGAAATATGACGCCGCCGCTATCGGGCCCGGCCTGGGCCAGTCGCCTGACACCGTCGAGTTTGTCCATCAACTGCTGTCGGGCATTTCGGAAAACACCGGGCTGGTGCTCGACGCCGACGCCTTGAACGCCTTATCTTTAACCCCGGACTGGTGGGATATTTTCAATCACCCCGCCGTGCTCACCCCACACACCGGCGAGTTTGCCCGCCTCAGCGGCCTGTCGATCGGGGAAATCCTGGCCAACCGTATGGAGATCTGCCGCAAGAACGCCGCTTTATGGGGCAAGGTCGTCATCCTTAAAGGCGCTCACACCGTCGTCGCTTCACCTGACGGCCGGATTGCCGTTTCTCCTTCAGCCAACCCGGGGCTTGCCAGCGGCGGTACCGGCGACGTCCTGACCGGCATCATCACCGGGCTTCTGGCGCAAGGCCTGGATGAATTCGATGCCGCCCGCGCCGGGGTTTACATCCACGCCATGGCCGGAGAATCGGTCCGCAACAACATCGGTGATACCGGTATGATCGCCTCCGACCTCCTGATCCAGATCCCGCGTGCCGTAAAATCGATCAAGGAGCATGACCATGCTTCTTGTCATTGACACCGAACGGTTCCCCCTTACTCAAAGAGCCTGTCCCCGCGAAAGCGTGGGAGGGACTAAGGGGGATCTAGCCGAGTAAGAACGATTCCGGATCGTTGAAAGATCGTACGATGCTACTTGTCATTGATATCGGTAATACATCCATCTCGCTGGGTATCTACGACGGCGACAAACTAAAAATCAGCCTGCGTGTCGCCACCGTTTTGCACCGGATGCCGGATGAGTATGCCTCATTGATGCTTCACCTGCTTGAGATCAACGGAATCGACCGGAAATCGATAGATAAAGTGGCCCTCTGTTCCGTGGTGCCGCCATTGACCAGCACCTTCGAGGATCTTTGCCGCAAGTATTTCAACGCCGACCCGTTGACGATCGGGGCGGGCACCAAAACCGGGGTCAAGATCCGCATGGACAACCCCCGCGAAGTCGGCGCCGACCGCATCGTCAATGCCGCCGCCGCCTTCCACCTTTACCACACTGCCTGCATCGTCGTCGACCTGGGTACCGGCACAACCTTCGACACGGTGTCCGCCTCCGGTGAGTTCATCGGAGGCGCCATCGCACCCGGCATCAACATCGCCGCCGAGGCTCTCACTTCCCGCACCTCGATGCTGCCCCGCATCGAACTCCACGCCCCCGAAAAGGCTATCGGCACCTCCACGGTCAAAGCCATGCAGTCCGGCATGGTCTTCGGTTACGTCGGTCTTATCGAAGGCATCGTCGGGCGCATCCGTAAGGAACTGCCATCCCCGCCCACGGTCATCGCCACCGGCGGCTACGCCGAACTCCTGGCTTCGGAAACGAAGGTTTTCGATGCCGTCAGCCCGGACCTGACCCTGTTTGGTCTGCGCCTGATCTATTACATGAACCGGGCGTGATTCCCCGTTTGTAATTTTGGGTTTTGATATTTGGATTTGTTTCGGATTTCGATATTAGAATTTAGGATTTCGGAATGATCCTTATCGTCGACGACTATCTGTTCCTCATCGGCGGTTTCATTGGGGTGGTTTGGGGCATCGCCCACCTCGTCCCCACCGGGGCAATAATCAAAATGTTCGGCCCCATCTCCGGAGAAAACAAGCGCATCCTCGCCATGTCCTGGATCGCCGAAGGGGTAGCTCTGATCTTCATCGGCGCCGTCGTTTCCCTGACTGTCGCCATCGCCGGAACCGAAAACGACGCCACCCGGATAGTCACCTGGTCAGCCGCCGCCGCCATGTTCGCTCTTGCGGGCGTAAACATATTCACCGGTTTTAGAACCTCCATCTTCCCCATAAAAGCCTGCGTTTTTGTCGATGGCGCGGCCGGTTTATTATTTTTTATCGGGAGTATTATTAATTCGTAGCAAAGGCGTATAATTATATACAAGTTTGTGCTCTGTTTGAGAGTCGTTCGCCAGCGAATGGAATTCCGGAGGAATCCGGTAATAGCCGCTTAAGGAGCCAGGCATGATCATCATCCTCTCCGGCGCCATAGTTACCATGGTCTGGGGTTTGTGGCGGGTAATGAACGGTAAAAAGTCGACCGAGATGCAGCAGAATCTCGGCCTCGCCGGTATCCTTGTCGGCGCCGTGGTCGCCATCTCGGCCAACTTCACCAGGTCCGATGCCGGCGTCATGACCCTGGTTGCGCTGTTGGCCGCCGCGGTGATGCTCGTCCTTGCCATCCTGTGTATCAGCGCCATCCGGCGTCCCGAAGGAGGGGCGAACACCATCGATCTCGCCGCGATCATGATCGGCGTTTTTACTTTCCTGGTCGGCAGCGTTTTTCACTAAAGTGACGGACAAGCTTAATGTTCAAAGATAAAACCATCGTCCTCGGCGTCACCGGATCCATCGCCGCCTACAAGGCCGCCGATATTACCTCGAAGCTGGTTCAGGCAGGGGCCAATGTTGAAGTCGTCCTGACGGATTCCGCCCTTCAGTTCCTGACCCCCCTCACCTTCCGCTCCCTGACCGGCCGCCAGCCCGTGACTTCCCTGTGGGAACCCGCGGGTGAAGTAACCGTGAAGCATGTTTCGCTCGCCAACGCCGCCGATGTTATTCTGGTCGCCCCCGCCACCGCCAACACCATTGCCAAACTGGCCCACGGCCTGGCTGACGATATTTTGTCCTGCACCATTCTCGCTGCCAGGGCAGGGGTGATCATCGCCCCGGCCATGAATTGCAACATGTGGGATAATGCCGCCACCCAGGAAAACATCAGGACGCTCCAGTCCCGCGGCTTCATTTTCGTCGGTCCGGAAACCGGCCACCTGGCTTGTGGTTACGAAGGGCGCGGGCGCCTCGCCCCGGTCGACCAGATCCTGGCCCTGGTCGGCTCCGTGCTCAACAAAAAGAAGGATTTGGCGGGTAAAACCATTGTTATTACCACCGGCGGCACACGGGAACCGCTCGACCCGGTCCGCTTTATCGGCAACCGCTCCTCGGGCAAGATGGGCTACGCCATGGCCGCCGCCGCGCGCGACCGGGGCGCCATGGTCAGGCTGATCTCCACCGTGGACCTGCCGGAAAGCGCCGGCATGGAGGTGACCCGCGTCCAGACCGCCGCGGAAATGCTGGGTGCGGTCAAGAATTCAGTCAAAGGCGCCGATGCGCTCATCATGGCCGCCGCCGTGGCGGACTTCAAGCCTTCAAAGGTCGCCAGCGAGAAGATCAAAAAGGCTTCAGCCAGCCTGGACCTTAAACTTGAGCCGACAACGGACATCCTTGGAGAGGTCAAAGGCAAGTTCGTCCGTATCGGCTTCGCCGCCGAGACCTCCGAACTGATCGACAACGCCGAGCGAAAGCTCGACGCCAAAAATCTGGACATCATCGTTGCCAATGACGTCACCGCTCCCGGCTGCGGTTTCGGGTCGGACACCAACAAGGTGACCCTTATCTTCCGGGACGGCCACATGGAAGACCTGCCGCTCATGAGCAAACGGGAAGTCGCCGACGCTATTTTGGATCGGGCGGTGCCCATTTTTGCTCCCATGGCGAGGGTATCGGGTTCAATAGCCGCGCGGGGTGCCTGATGCCCCCGAAAATTGAGATAACCCTCCAGCCCGTTTACCTGAAGAACGGCTACATTTACATCCCTGCGGCCTCGGGGTCATTCTTCCCGTCGGGAAAGCCTTTTTCGGTCCGGTCCATAACTATTGAAGAGCCCGGCGGGTCTTTCACCGCAGAACTCCAGTTCAATAGCAAGGGCTATATCTGAATCAACAAACTCCGCAAGTTCTTTGCGGCTTACCCGGATTTAAAGCCAGGCGATAGGTTAGAGATCACCGAAGTCGAGCATGGTTCTCGTTACGCCTCACTCCGATTATCTCATTCTGAATTTTAGGTCTTGTCATCCTGAATTTTTCCTTTGGCATCCTGAACACCCCCGGTGTGGCATCCTGAACACCCCCTGTGTGTCATCCTGAGCATAGCGAAGGATCTCAATGTCTCCCC
It contains:
- a CDS encoding enoyl-CoA hydratase/isomerase family protein; its protein translation is MTIDFTTDGAFAVITLNRPEAYNALDLASLRALSDAVARFESDGNLRVVIVTGTGKAFSAGADIDETLPFMKEHGTKSLPPTIMRGQTVTKPIIAAVNGLALGGGFELALACDLRIAAVSARFGFPEIGLGLIPGWGGTQRLPRLVGAGRAAEMILTGRAISADEAVRIGLVNKVVNDNELLPAALEMARAIAEKSAAAVGLAKEAIHKGLDLPLNQALDFEAGLEDAVLHTPGFEEGMRAYREKRRAHKGR
- a CDS encoding 3-hydroxyacyl-CoA dehydrogenase family protein, with protein sequence MKKVGVVGFTGVMGAGIVQLCAQSGYQVVGFSRNQERTKKALATIEKHLSRLVEKEKISPADKAAALARISTSDSMSALADCDLVIESAVENMELKKGVFAELDSVCRPDAILATNTSSLSIIDLAMATHRPNQVLGLHFFNPAPLMPLLEVVRTIATSDETLAIGKAFGESLNKTIIVARDAPGYIVNTLLIPYLLNAIRMLDRGQAAREDIDTAIKAGLNYPMGPLQVADYIGLDALLFIANIMYEESKEPQYAAPPLLKKMVTAGWLGRKSGKGFYEYR
- a CDS encoding sulfite exporter TauE/SafE family protein, with the translated sequence MGESLINSGWILPVLLVMVGLLVGTYGTLIGVGGALVLVPLLLVLYPQATPQAITAVSLLIVLVNSIGGSIAYARQKRIDYRTGIIFALGTVPGVLLGIWTLNYVSRNLFALIFGLVMIVISAFLVVRSEPSRTAGLVNGNYDCNRPLGFTLSLGAGYLAGLLGIGGGIIHVPVMVYIMCFPTHIATATSHFILIFTGATGTLTHLSQGSFGSNWLVIVWLAVGVVAGSQLGARLSKRIHGKVIIRLLAVALAITGLRLVLG
- a CDS encoding magnesium transporter CorA family protein yields the protein MAQTSKLPSKLKIESVDFGGLTWYDIERPSEAETAYLAQNFPFHPLDLDDVLSKRQRPKIDEYKDYLFMVFHFPVYNKVEKLLTPSQLSVFIGSNYVITLHAGALRPLTRLFRECELDDECRKEFLTHGPGYLLYRIVDRLVDYCQPIVNKILENMDRIEDEIFAKHRAGTVKEISVLRRDIITFRRTIWPMRAVIACLEPKLKRYIDTDLNVYFGDLIDHTDKIWDSLDECKEVIEALSATFDSMSYNNYNAGIRTLTIFATITLPLLLVASVYGMNIPLPGQNSAHPIIIVLLITLGATIFTALVLKRLKIL
- a CDS encoding queuosine precursor transporter, whose translation is MRISPRLMVIAALFVTCLITANIIAVKLISVGSNIVLPAAIIIFPLSYIIGDILTEVYGFAWARRVIWLGFLCNLIFVFFAWIGGLLPGASFWQGQSAYETILGYTPRLLLASFSGYLVGSFANAAVMSRMKLWTGGKYLWTRTIGSTIVGEGLDSAAFITVAFIGTPAFALMLIVYHWVAKTLIEAVATPVTYAVVNYLKKVEGIDTFDREVSFNPFKLVDAK
- a CDS encoding MBL fold metallo-hydrolase, yielding MKIKFLGAHNCETATTGMMCILVDDRVVIDAGSLTRNMTLDEMFKIKALLLTHGHLDHFRDVATLGMNLFLNGRTIDVFGSEKTRAAISEHILNGAIYSKFFDSPENNPTLRFNTVKAGVPFKIDGYDVMPVTLPHPVPVLGYQLTDAWGKNFFYTGDTGTGLSRCVEQISPDFMAVDVTASSKYTEFFSVRNQHLTSETLGGELKSFRQLKGYLPPVACVHMSPFGEPEIAAEIDALSAELCSPVYLAREGLIVDL
- a CDS encoding REP-associated tyrosine transposase; the encoded protein is MTNSENLKPGNRLRPLSQPEARRRNLPHIEEPGSVYFVTFTIANNRTLDTPAKNVVFDTLRFHSGTKYTLYACVVMATHAHAVIQPLREQTTGSFYSLSQIMHSIKSYSANEINKLFGQKGSVWLAETYDRIIRDDSELKEKLGYVVNNPVKAGLVENPEDYCWLFCVGISNSLP
- a CDS encoding Mut7-C RNAse domain-containing protein, producing the protein MYNRTVDEPCFLVDQNVGKLARWLRLLGYDAAFFTGEDDSRMVKQALAENRIILTRDTAIQYRRVATSGRLKVVTFETEDAEVQMRQLLSRFQLVDFSRPFTRCLEDNSLLRPVDKPAALNRVPAYTFKTQDEFMECPVCCRVYWRGSHWQALERRLARFRHQ
- a CDS encoding NAD(P)H-hydrate dehydratase; translation: MSAATLNAMKLVTAAEMRLLEKRALESGTSFGDLMHNAGRAVASEICGLFDSFPGKKALVLVGPGNNGGDGLVAARFLNDAGAITHVYLLAPRDPGDLVYNEALEAGISPIEVESDAGFSKLRELLGEADVVVDAIFGTGLGRPIGGASAAALTLVAEARNQRPDMVVIALDLPSGLNADSGEIDDSTLAVDYTITLGYAKRGFFLFPGADYTGQILVADIGIPDGLDDDILSEVIDEHDVLSILPLRPSDAHKGSFGKVMVVAGSTEFIGAASLVCQSAARAGAGLVTLAARQSLHPVFAAKLVETTHLPLPETAHGEFASEAAEVALARLVKYDAAAIGPGLGQSPDTVEFVHQLLSGISENTGLVLDADALNALSLTPDWWDIFNHPAVLTPHTGEFARLSGLSIGEILANRMEICRKNAALWGKVVILKGAHTVVASPDGRIAVSPSANPGLASGGTGDVLTGIITGLLAQGLDEFDAARAGVYIHAMAGESVRNNIGDTGMIASDLLIQIPRAVKSIKEHDHASCH
- a CDS encoding type III pantothenate kinase, giving the protein MLLVIDIGNTSISLGIYDGDKLKISLRVATVLHRMPDEYASLMLHLLEINGIDRKSIDKVALCSVVPPLTSTFEDLCRKYFNADPLTIGAGTKTGVKIRMDNPREVGADRIVNAAAAFHLYHTACIVVDLGTGTTFDTVSASGEFIGGAIAPGINIAAEALTSRTSMLPRIELHAPEKAIGTSTVKAMQSGMVFGYVGLIEGIVGRIRKELPSPPTVIATGGYAELLASETKVFDAVSPDLTLFGLRLIYYMNRA
- the coaBC gene encoding bifunctional phosphopantothenoylcysteine decarboxylase/phosphopantothenate--cysteine ligase CoaBC; translated protein: MFKDKTIVLGVTGSIAAYKAADITSKLVQAGANVEVVLTDSALQFLTPLTFRSLTGRQPVTSLWEPAGEVTVKHVSLANAADVILVAPATANTIAKLAHGLADDILSCTILAARAGVIIAPAMNCNMWDNAATQENIRTLQSRGFIFVGPETGHLACGYEGRGRLAPVDQILALVGSVLNKKKDLAGKTIVITTGGTREPLDPVRFIGNRSSGKMGYAMAAAARDRGAMVRLISTVDLPESAGMEVTRVQTAAEMLGAVKNSVKGADALIMAAAVADFKPSKVASEKIKKASASLDLKLEPTTDILGEVKGKFVRIGFAAETSELIDNAERKLDAKNLDIIVANDVTAPGCGFGSDTNKVTLIFRDGHMEDLPLMSKREVADAILDRAVPIFAPMARVSGSIAARGA